A stretch of the Sinorhizobium alkalisoli genome encodes the following:
- a CDS encoding carbonic anhydrase: protein MERRDFLRGLALLAACPLCVEAAYAAEGVHWSYEGEEGPENWGSLSEENAACSAGSQQSPIDIREAIKADLPDLGLDWKSGGTIANNGHTIQVKAAGGTLKRGDKAYELVQYHFHAPSEHLVEGKTFAMEAHFVHKNAETGALGVFGVFITPGAENATLASLAAKFPQKAGDEAALDAVDPSGLLPASLDYWAYEGSLTTPPCSEIVDWMVARTPIEAAASDIAKFTSLYSMNARPALSGNRRFVLSSN from the coding sequence ATGGAAAGACGTGATTTCCTCAGGGGTCTGGCGCTGCTTGCCGCCTGCCCGCTTTGCGTCGAGGCCGCCTATGCCGCCGAGGGCGTGCATTGGAGCTACGAAGGCGAAGAAGGGCCCGAGAATTGGGGTTCGCTGAGCGAGGAGAATGCCGCGTGTTCGGCCGGCTCGCAGCAGTCGCCGATCGACATCCGTGAAGCGATCAAGGCGGATCTGCCGGATCTCGGGCTCGACTGGAAGAGCGGCGGCACCATCGCCAACAACGGCCATACGATCCAGGTGAAGGCCGCCGGCGGCACGCTCAAGCGCGGCGACAAGGCCTATGAGCTGGTGCAGTACCATTTCCATGCGCCGAGCGAGCATCTGGTCGAGGGCAAGACATTCGCCATGGAGGCGCATTTCGTCCATAAGAACGCCGAGACCGGCGCGCTCGGCGTCTTCGGCGTCTTTATTACCCCCGGCGCAGAAAACGCGACCCTTGCGAGCCTCGCCGCCAAGTTCCCGCAAAAGGCCGGGGACGAAGCCGCGCTCGACGCGGTCGACCCGAGCGGCCTTCTGCCCGCGTCGCTCGACTATTGGGCCTATGAGGGGTCGCTCACCACCCCGCCCTGCAGCGAGATTGTCGACTGGATGGTGGCTAGGACGCCGATCGAAGCAGCGGCGTCAGACATCGCGAAGTTCACCTCGCTGTACTCCATGAACGCGCGCCCGGCACTTTCCGGCAACCGCCGCTTTGTCCTGAGCTCCAACTGA
- a CDS encoding SDR family oxidoreductase, producing the protein MFDLTGKTALVTGGGRGLGLEMAKALARAGAWTVINGRSRQNLEETRESLAAEGISVAIAPGDITQDVETILARATDETGQLDILIHAVGERDRRGTEAMAPQDFAALLKTDLTAAYSVARSALPLLQRSSAGRLIFVTSIAAFAARAGDPAYTAAKGGLEALTRSLAVELGADNLTVNAIAPGWFATETNAHLAADPDLKAFVEIRIPLKRWGRPEEIAPAAVFLASPAASFVNGITLTVDGGMTVQM; encoded by the coding sequence ATGTTCGATCTCACAGGCAAGACTGCGCTGGTCACCGGCGGCGGGCGCGGCCTCGGCCTTGAAATGGCAAAGGCGCTTGCCAGGGCCGGCGCCTGGACGGTGATCAACGGCCGCAGCCGCCAGAATCTCGAGGAAACACGCGAAAGCCTTGCCGCCGAGGGGATTTCGGTCGCGATCGCACCGGGCGACATCACACAGGATGTCGAGACAATTCTCGCACGCGCGACCGACGAGACCGGGCAACTCGATATCCTTATCCATGCGGTCGGCGAGCGGGACCGGCGCGGCACGGAGGCGATGGCGCCGCAGGATTTCGCCGCGCTGCTGAAAACCGACCTGACGGCCGCCTATTCGGTCGCGAGGTCAGCCCTGCCCCTGCTTCAGCGCTCCTCGGCGGGTCGGTTGATCTTCGTGACGTCGATTGCAGCCTTCGCGGCGAGAGCCGGGGATCCTGCCTATACGGCGGCCAAGGGCGGGCTCGAGGCTTTGACGCGCTCGCTGGCGGTCGAACTCGGCGCCGACAACCTGACGGTCAACGCGATTGCGCCAGGCTGGTTCGCCACCGAAACCAATGCCCATCTCGCGGCCGACCCGGACCTCAAGGCCTTCGTCGAGATCCGCATCCCGTTGAAACGCTGGGGACGACCGGAAGAGATCGCCCCCGCCGCCGTCTTCCTCGCTTCGCCGGCGGCAAGCTTCGTCAACGGCATTACGCTCACCGTCGATGGCGGCATGACCGTGCAGATGTGA
- the mmsB gene encoding 3-hydroxyisobutyrate dehydrogenase: protein MTKIAFIGLGNMGGPMAANLVKAGHAVTGFDLSEASRNAAVKTGVSVAGSISQVVRECECVVTMLPASSHVLYVWDELLGFVDPGTLLIDSSTIDVESARKVHGFADTAGCLSLDAPVSGGTAGAAAGTLTFMVGGSDGAFSRGKHILEAMGKKIVHCGDAGAGQAAKICNNMILGVSMAVVCEAFVLAERLGLSHQALFDVASTSSGQCWSLTSYCPVPGPVPASPANNDYEPGFMASLMLKDLRLAQQAASAAGAATPMGAQAAQLYSIFEKLGHGDEDFSALIRMLRGTAEAKAG, encoded by the coding sequence ATGACGAAGATCGCCTTTATCGGGCTTGGCAATATGGGCGGGCCGATGGCCGCCAATCTGGTGAAGGCGGGACATGCCGTCACAGGATTCGACCTCTCGGAGGCCTCGCGCAATGCGGCGGTGAAGACGGGCGTTTCCGTAGCCGGATCGATTTCCCAGGTGGTGCGCGAATGCGAATGCGTGGTCACCATGCTGCCGGCGAGTTCGCACGTTCTATACGTATGGGATGAATTGCTCGGTTTCGTGGATCCGGGCACGCTTCTGATCGACAGTTCGACGATCGATGTGGAGAGCGCCCGCAAGGTCCATGGTTTCGCCGATACTGCCGGCTGCCTGTCGCTCGACGCGCCCGTGTCCGGCGGCACGGCAGGTGCCGCTGCCGGTACGCTCACCTTCATGGTCGGCGGCAGCGATGGCGCCTTCTCCCGCGGCAAGCACATTCTGGAGGCGATGGGCAAGAAGATCGTCCATTGCGGCGACGCCGGCGCCGGCCAGGCGGCGAAGATCTGCAACAACATGATTCTCGGCGTGTCGATGGCCGTCGTCTGCGAAGCTTTCGTGCTGGCCGAGCGGCTGGGCCTCTCGCATCAGGCGCTCTTCGACGTCGCTTCCACCTCCTCCGGCCAGTGCTGGTCGCTGACGAGCTATTGCCCGGTGCCGGGCCCCGTGCCGGCATCCCCCGCCAACAACGACTACGAACCGGGATTCATGGCGAGCCTGATGCTGAAGGACCTGAGACTTGCGCAGCAGGCGGCGAGCGCCGCCGGCGCCGCAACGCCAATGGGCGCGCAGGCGGCACAGCTCTACAGCATCTTCGAGAAGCTCGGTCATGGCGACGAGGATTTCTCCGCACTGATCCGCATGCTGCGCGGCACGGCGGAGGCAAAGGCAGGTTAG
- a CDS encoding enoyl-CoA hydratase/isomerase family protein has translation MEMQTALPEVIVERDGAIGRLRLNRPRALNSLNRAMIRTIDKALTEFERDPAIAAVLVTGEGERGLCAGGDIRMIYESGRERPEEGAQFWREEFIVNSRISAFPKPYIAIMDGIVMGGGVGISAHGSHRIVTERTRLAMPETGIGYFTDVGATWLLPRAPGEFGTYLGLTGRDIGAAAAMHARLADSFVPLQKIDELLVSLGRLPPSATAEDVAAAIDAVSGEPPASVLLGHLSLIDRCFAFDTVEEILEALKGENSNFAQETRQLLKSRSAISLKLTLKLLRAGRMSATLNECLDREYGATLGMLANPDFYEGVRAAVIDKDRSPKWSVELDEVTPQLLDRFERHDGALLFARQ, from the coding sequence ATGGAGATGCAGACCGCTCTTCCGGAAGTCATCGTCGAGCGCGACGGCGCGATCGGCAGGCTCCGGCTCAACCGGCCGCGGGCACTGAACAGCCTGAACCGCGCCATGATCCGCACCATCGACAAGGCTCTGACCGAATTCGAGCGCGACCCGGCCATCGCCGCCGTCCTCGTCACAGGGGAAGGCGAGCGCGGGCTATGCGCCGGCGGCGACATCCGCATGATCTATGAGAGCGGCCGCGAGCGCCCGGAGGAAGGGGCCCAGTTCTGGCGCGAGGAATTCATCGTCAACAGCCGCATCTCCGCGTTTCCAAAGCCCTACATTGCGATCATGGATGGCATTGTCATGGGCGGTGGTGTGGGTATATCCGCCCATGGCAGCCATAGGATCGTCACCGAGCGGACTAGGCTCGCCATGCCGGAAACGGGGATCGGCTATTTCACCGATGTCGGCGCGACCTGGCTCCTGCCGCGTGCGCCGGGGGAGTTCGGCACGTATCTGGGTTTGACGGGCCGCGACATCGGCGCGGCGGCGGCGATGCATGCGCGCCTCGCCGACAGCTTCGTTCCGTTGCAGAAAATCGACGAGCTTCTGGTGTCGCTCGGCAGGCTCCCGCCGTCTGCCACGGCCGAGGACGTCGCCGCGGCGATCGATGCCGTCTCCGGCGAACCGCCGGCCTCGGTGCTTCTCGGCCACCTTTCCCTCATCGACCGCTGCTTCGCCTTCGACACGGTAGAGGAAATCCTTGAGGCGCTGAAAGGCGAGAATTCGAATTTCGCGCAGGAGACGCGGCAGCTTTTGAAAAGCCGATCGGCGATCAGCCTCAAACTGACACTCAAGCTGCTGAGAGCCGGGCGGATGAGCGCGACCCTCAACGAATGCCTGGACCGGGAATATGGGGCGACGCTCGGCATGCTTGCCAACCCGGATTTCTACGAAGGCGTGAGGGCGGCGGTAATCGACAAGGACCGCAGCCCCAAGTGGTCGGTCGAACTGGACGAGGTAACGCCCCAGTTGCTGGACCGTTTCGAGCGCCACGATGGGGCGCTGCTTTTTGCCCGCCAATAG
- a CDS encoding isobutyryl-CoA dehydrogenase, translating to MDFRLSEEQEAIRAMALDFARDELAPRAIDWDQQKHFPVETLRAAAALGMAGIYIRDDVGGTGLTRLDAAIIIEALATGCPAIASFVSIHNMCAGMIDRYGTDAQRQQFLPQLLTMEALASYCLTEPGSGSDAAALKTRAVREGGAYLLTGQKQFISGAGESGLYIVMARTGEEGPKGISAFIVEKDTPGLTFGANEKKMGWHAQPTRAVMLDNVRVPAENRLGAEGEGFRIAMAGLDGGRLNIAAASLGGAQTAFDRALAYVEERRAFGRAIGEFQALQFRLADMATDLEIARTFLWRSAAALDAADPEATKLCAMAKRFVTDRCFAVANDALQLHGGYGYLADYGVEKIVRDLRVHQILEGTNEIMRLIVSRAIMGRK from the coding sequence ATGGATTTTCGCCTGTCGGAGGAGCAGGAGGCCATCCGCGCGATGGCGCTCGATTTCGCGCGCGACGAACTCGCGCCTCGCGCGATCGACTGGGACCAGCAGAAGCATTTTCCGGTGGAGACGTTGCGCGCCGCCGCAGCGCTCGGGATGGCCGGCATCTATATCCGCGACGACGTCGGCGGCACGGGCCTGACGCGACTCGATGCGGCAATCATCATCGAGGCGCTGGCGACCGGCTGCCCGGCGATCGCCTCCTTCGTGTCGATCCACAATATGTGCGCCGGCATGATCGATCGCTATGGCACGGACGCCCAGCGCCAGCAGTTCTTGCCGCAGCTTCTGACCATGGAGGCCCTGGCGAGCTATTGCCTGACGGAGCCCGGTTCCGGCTCGGACGCGGCGGCACTGAAGACCAGAGCCGTGCGCGAGGGCGGCGCCTATCTGCTGACGGGACAGAAGCAGTTCATTTCCGGTGCCGGCGAGTCCGGCCTCTATATCGTGATGGCGCGCACGGGCGAAGAGGGGCCGAAAGGCATTTCCGCCTTTATCGTCGAGAAGGACACTCCGGGACTCACCTTCGGCGCCAATGAGAAGAAGATGGGCTGGCATGCCCAGCCGACCCGGGCGGTGATGCTCGACAATGTCCGCGTGCCGGCCGAGAACCGGCTCGGTGCCGAGGGCGAAGGTTTCAGGATCGCCATGGCCGGCCTCGATGGCGGACGGCTGAACATTGCCGCCGCCTCGCTCGGCGGCGCCCAGACCGCCTTCGACAGGGCGCTCGCCTATGTTGAGGAGCGGCGCGCGTTCGGGCGCGCGATCGGAGAGTTCCAAGCGCTGCAATTCCGGCTCGCCGACATGGCGACCGACCTCGAGATCGCCCGCACCTTTCTCTGGAGGTCGGCCGCCGCACTGGACGCGGCGGATCCGGAGGCGACCAAGCTCTGCGCCATGGCCAAGCGCTTTGTCACGGACCGCTGCTTTGCCGTCGCCAATGACGCGCTGCAATTGCACGGCGGCTACGGCTATCTCGCCGATTATGGCGTCGAAAAGATTGTCAGGGACTTGAGGGTGCACCAGATACTCGAAGGGACCAACGAGATCATGCGGCTGATCGTCTCGCGGGCGATCATGGGCCGCAAATAG